The Spiroplasma citri genome has a segment encoding these proteins:
- a CDS encoding type III pantothenate kinase, translating into MKLLVDIGNTAIKFAIFNPQKKIIVFLTMASRELVAEKNFRQKIITGLSTIKLVLTDLTLLVLSSVRPMWDDLFYQLAVDLKIPFYQVKKNLATDRIKTEIPNPRNLGADLIVGSYATLALFPKQDVILVNMGTATTISLLKQDTLLGTIIMPGLETAAEALFERAQLLQKFDFSYDNAILGKNTKQAINIGLVNGHLLAIIAFVNQLATEVINPQVILTGGNATYIKKLVNYHYDKDLLFKGLVTILQDNKLI; encoded by the coding sequence ATGAAATTATTAGTTGATATTGGTAATACAGCAATTAAATTTGCAATTTTTAATCCTCAAAAAAAGATTATTGTTTTTTTAACAATGGCTAGTCGCGAATTAGTTGCTGAAAAAAATTTTCGACAAAAAATAATAACTGGTTTAAGTACAATAAAATTAGTTCTAACAGATCTTACATTATTAGTTTTATCTTCAGTTCGACCAATGTGAGATGATTTATTTTATCAGTTGGCTGTCGATTTAAAAATTCCTTTTTATCAAGTTAAAAAAAATTTGGCCACTGATCGAATAAAAACAGAGATTCCTAATCCTCGTAATCTTGGTGCTGATTTAATTGTTGGTTCATATGCAACATTAGCTTTATTCCCTAAACAAGATGTTATTTTAGTTAATATGGGGACGGCAACAACAATTTCATTATTAAAACAAGACACCCTCTTAGGAACAATTATTATGCCAGGTTTAGAAACAGCAGCAGAAGCCTTATTTGAACGAGCACAATTATTACAAAAATTTGATTTTTCTTATGACAATGCTATTTTAGGAAAAAATACTAAGCAAGCAATCAATATTGGATTAGTTAATGGTCATTTATTAGCAATTATTGCTTTTGTTAATCAACTCGCAACTGAAGTAATAAACCCACAAGTAATTTTAACGGGAGGTAATGCTACTTACATTAAAAAATTAGTTAATTACCATTATGATAAAGATTTACTTTTTAAAGGGTTAGTTACCATTTTACAAGATAATAAATTAATATAA
- the coaBC gene encoding bifunctional phosphopantothenoylcysteine decarboxylase/phosphopantothenate--cysteine ligase CoaBC produces MAKIILVITGSIAAYKGLHLYEALKKEYDVELLLTQDALKFLKDQPATAKTEIFMKQYYDKKDLSEHITIAEQADLFVVYPATQNFIAQIAHGFTNILASLVYSVTQSYKMIFPAMNSKMYLSPANLRNLAQLIADGNQVYEPRSGMLACNMVGIGRAWEWEDVLMEIKQFLDWKNLWKDKKVMLNFGRTKTYLDDIRYVTNNSSGKMGDALHTVLRWTNCSLTTIVGDCDFPIYYEHVKATTNEEMLAAMLKAYKEQDIIIACAALNDYQVAVPMKGKISKRKNPQLAVSLLANIDVLSELGKLKQQQILVGFSAQNDFDLDYAQQKLIEKNLDLIIINQINAMGADQNEIILLTKKGHQQIPSQNKIIIAKEILAAISELIKEKTQ; encoded by the coding sequence ATGGCAAAAATTATTTTAGTTATTACAGGAAGCATTGCTGCATATAAGGGACTTCATTTATATGAAGCATTGAAAAAAGAATATGATGTTGAATTACTGTTAACACAAGATGCTTTAAAATTTTTAAAGGATCAACCAGCAACAGCAAAAACTGAAATTTTTATGAAACAATATTATGATAAAAAAGACTTATCAGAACATATTACAATTGCTGAGCAAGCTGATTTATTTGTTGTTTATCCAGCAACACAAAACTTTATTGCTCAAATTGCTCATGGTTTTACAAATATTTTAGCAAGTTTAGTATATAGTGTTACTCAAAGTTATAAAATGATTTTTCCTGCAATGAATAGTAAGATGTATTTATCACCAGCTAATTTACGTAATTTAGCACAATTAATAGCGGATGGGAATCAAGTTTATGAGCCTCGTTCGGGAATGCTTGCTTGCAATATGGTTGGTATTGGCCGTGCTTGAGAATGAGAAGATGTTTTAATGGAAATAAAGCAATTTTTAGATTGAAAAAACTTGTGAAAAGATAAAAAAGTTATGCTTAATTTTGGTCGAACAAAAACATATTTAGATGATATTCGTTATGTCACAAATAATTCTAGTGGCAAAATGGGAGATGCATTGCATACTGTATTAAGATGAACAAACTGCTCATTAACAACAATTGTTGGTGATTGTGATTTTCCAATTTATTATGAGCATGTTAAAGCAACTACAAACGAAGAAATGTTAGCAGCAATGTTAAAAGCATATAAAGAACAAGATATTATTATTGCATGTGCTGCTTTAAATGATTATCAAGTTGCGGTTCCTATGAAAGGAAAAATTAGTAAACGAAAAAATCCACAACTTGCTGTATCATTACTTGCTAATATTGATGTTTTATCTGAATTAGGTAAGTTAAAACAGCAACAAATTTTAGTTGGTTTTAGTGCCCAAAATGATTTTGATTTAGATTATGCGCAACAAAAATTAATTGAAAAAAATTTAGATTTAATTATTATTAATCAAATTAATGCTATGGGTGCTGACCAAAATGAAATCATTTTATTAACAAAAAAAGGACATCAACAAATTCCTAGTCAAAACAAAATTATTATTGCAAAAGAAATTTTAGCAGCAATTAGTGAATTAATAAAGGAGAAAACACAATAA
- a CDS encoding formate--tetrahydrofolate ligase, with amino-acid sequence MEKIITIGTKINLKDDDLIKYGDYMAKVKAFNFINLPKKAKFILVTAINPTKAGEGKTTCSIGIADMLNHLGYQTTLALREPSLGPVFGLKGSATGGGECIMEPENEINLHYTGDFHAITTANNMVSSMIDNLLYWGNPLQIDPKQIVWQRCLDVNDRALRNIEIKISDKLHRLEHFQITAASEIMAILGLSKDFSDLRRRLDQAIVAYNFNNEPVYLHELKITGSLLALLKNALLPNLAQTKHGTPLLVHCGPFANISHGTNSLIATNLALKLSDFVVSEVGFGSDLGFEKFNDIINLNEEYTPDCTVLVATIRALKLHGGAVETTLATADLVTLKKGLTHLQHHIKIIQNYHLNFVVCLNQFATDTLEEIAMVTEWLKEQKIPFGINNTYHLGIKDDPTLVKTIIKEIEKPQQYQLLFNPTTTSLTEKIKIICTKIYQTTKIVFSPLAQTKINFYQQNPKYKHWPVCMAKNHQTIFGNKNPYDDQIIIRDLKINSGAEYFIAYLADIITMPGLNKIPNAASIEVANDEIINIK; translated from the coding sequence ATGGAAAAAATTATAACAATTGGAACAAAAATTAATTTAAAAGATGATGATTTAATTAAATATGGTGATTATATGGCAAAAGTAAAAGCTTTTAATTTTATTAATTTACCTAAAAAAGCAAAGTTTATTTTAGTAACAGCAATTAATCCAACAAAAGCAGGAGAGGGAAAAACAACTTGTTCAATTGGCATTGCTGATATGTTAAATCATTTAGGATATCAAACAACTTTAGCATTACGAGAACCATCGTTAGGACCAGTGTTTGGATTAAAAGGTTCAGCAACCGGCGGCGGAGAATGTATTATGGAACCAGAAAATGAAATTAATTTACATTATACTGGTGATTTTCATGCCATTACAACAGCAAATAATATGGTTAGTTCTATGATTGATAACCTGCTTTATTGAGGCAATCCGCTGCAAATTGATCCTAAGCAAATTGTTTGACAACGTTGTTTGGATGTCAATGATCGTGCTTTACGAAATATTGAAATAAAAATTAGTGATAAATTACATCGTTTAGAACATTTCCAAATTACTGCTGCTAGTGAAATTATGGCAATTTTAGGTTTAAGTAAAGATTTTAGTGATTTACGTCGTCGTTTAGATCAAGCAATAGTTGCTTATAATTTTAATAATGAACCAGTTTATCTCCACGAATTAAAAATTACTGGTTCATTATTAGCTTTGTTAAAAAATGCTTTATTACCAAATTTAGCACAAACAAAACATGGAACACCATTATTAGTACATTGTGGTCCATTTGCAAATATTTCTCATGGGACAAATTCTTTAATTGCAACAAATTTAGCATTAAAATTAAGTGATTTTGTTGTTAGCGAAGTTGGATTCGGAAGTGACTTAGGATTTGAAAAATTTAATGATATTATTAATTTAAACGAGGAATATACACCAGATTGTACAGTGTTAGTAGCAACGATTAGAGCATTAAAATTACATGGTGGTGCTGTTGAAACAACATTAGCAACAGCTGACCTTGTTACTTTAAAAAAAGGATTGACGCATTTGCAACATCATATTAAAATTATTCAAAATTATCACTTAAATTTTGTTGTTTGTTTAAATCAATTTGCAACTGATACTCTTGAAGAAATTGCTATGGTAACTGAATGATTAAAAGAACAGAAAATTCCGTTTGGAATTAATAATACTTATCATTTAGGAATTAAAGATGATCCAACTTTAGTTAAAACTATTATTAAAGAAATTGAAAAACCACAACAATATCAATTATTATTTAATCCAACAACAACATCGCTTACTGAAAAAATTAAAATAATTTGTACAAAAATTTATCAAACAACAAAAATTGTTTTTAGTCCATTGGCTCAAACAAAAATTAATTTTTATCAACAAAATCCAAAATATAAGCATTGACCAGTTTGCATGGCTAAAAATCATCAAACAATTTTTGGCAATAAAAATCCTTATGATGACCAAATTATTATTCGTGACTTAAAAATTAATTCAGGAGCGGAATATTTTATTGCTTATTTAGCAGATATTATTACGATGCCTGGTTTAAATAAAATTCCTAATGCTGCTAGTATTGAAGTGGCTAATGATGAGATTATAAATATTAAGTAA
- a CDS encoding bifunctional 5,10-methylenetetrahydrofolate dehydrogenase/5,10-methenyltetrahydrofolate cyclohydrolase, with product MDKTKIIDGKMVSELIKAKITEQILKIKAKKQRVPALTIIQIGNNKASTTYIKNKKIACEKVGVTCKVLNYPDIITESALIKIINDLNNNSKIDAILVQLPLPSHINSEKVINTIITKKDVDGFTPKILGNLMLGHYNLLPSTPKGIIALLKHYQIQLAGQHVVIIGRSNIVGKPLANLLINASATVTVCHSQTKNLSDFTNQADILISAVGKAKFVTAEMIKENVIVIDVGINRDEDNNLCGDIDFHNVFSKVKMITPVPGGVGPMTIAALLENILYFYQLNQKI from the coding sequence ATGGATAAAACAAAAATAATTGATGGAAAAATGGTTAGTGAATTAATTAAAGCAAAAATAACTGAACAAATTTTAAAAATTAAAGCAAAAAAGCAACGAGTACCGGCCTTAACAATTATTCAAATTGGTAATAATAAAGCAAGTACTACTTATATTAAAAATAAAAAAATTGCTTGTGAAAAAGTTGGTGTTACTTGCAAAGTTTTAAATTATCCAGATATTATTACTGAATCAGCTTTAATAAAAATTATTAATGACTTAAATAATAATTCTAAAATCGATGCAATTCTTGTTCAACTTCCGTTGCCAAGTCATATTAATAGTGAAAAAGTTATTAACACAATAATAACCAAAAAAGATGTTGATGGCTTTACTCCAAAAATATTAGGCAATTTAATGCTTGGGCATTATAACTTATTACCAAGTACTCCAAAAGGAATCATAGCACTTTTAAAACACTATCAAATTCAATTAGCTGGACAGCATGTTGTAATTATTGGTCGTAGTAACATTGTTGGTAAACCACTTGCTAATCTTTTAATAAATGCCTCAGCAACTGTTACAGTTTGCCATTCACAAACAAAAAATTTATCTGATTTTACAAACCAAGCTGATATTTTAATTTCTGCTGTGGGAAAAGCTAAATTTGTTACAGCAGAAATGATTAAAGAAAATGTTATTGTGATTGATGTTGGAATTAATCGTGATGAAGATAATAACTTATGTGGTGACATTGATTTTCATAATGTTTTCTCAAAAGTAAAAATGATTACCCCTGTTCCTGGCGGAGTTGGACCAATGACAATTGCCGCATTATTAGAAAATATCTTATATTTTTATCAATTGAATCAAAAAATATAA
- a CDS encoding pentapeptide repeat-containing protein — MEDADLRDAKLQGTDLSFVDLQGTYLRWANLSFANLWDAKLQDVEITRQQLDQLTVIEEEL, encoded by the coding sequence TTAGAAGATGCTGATTTACGAGATGCTAAATTACAAGGTACTGATTTATCTTTTGTTGATTTACAAGGTACTTATTTACGTTGGGCTAATTTATCTTTTGCTAATTTATGAGATGCTAAATTACAAGATGTTGAAATAACACGACAACAATTAGACCAATTAACTGTTATTGAGGAGGAATTATAA
- a CDS encoding integrase core domain-containing protein, with amino-acid sequence MTDKNIFHQTTPVRSPQSNGKIERFHQNYTKLFVFEEKILNAVSLQNKLNDYYYFYNFERVHKSLNFQTPFNFLNSLIK; translated from the coding sequence TTAACAGATAAAAATATTTTTCATCAGACAACACCGGTTCGTTCTCCGCAGTCAAACGGTAAGATTGAAAGATTTCATCAAAATTATACTAAATTATTTGTATTTGAAGAAAAAATATTAAATGCAGTTAGTTTACAGAATAAATTAAATGATTATTATTATTTTTATAATTTTGAAAGAGTACATAAGTCTTTAAATTTTCAGACACCATTTAATTTTTTGAATAGTTTAATTAAATAA
- a CDS encoding DDE-type integrase/transposase/recombinase — protein sequence MKYIINNFNLFDLQAKLKNFLSKNYKNKYYKRIKQKIFSYINLCNDYYVNSGKCLLKDLIKKYFKNKFSTFYYWANKILIAYKNNDFDELLLKSTLPHNINYQYSDSIRKIICDLYFEYCNKHAVAVLSLFYNLKKGIHGEELKNKAPKNLKTFFRWLKKDERWLKIKNKIKEIKKQHPRYGVKEIGLLQMGAKYFVPSKFPVDKKYYVYDFIDEKTRLALGYVYDKLSIDNAIAAVKKVISDFKNIFGVKITRIRTDNGSEFINNYRNNQKKILLKKLILLNF from the coding sequence ATGAAATATATTATTAATAATTTTAATTTGTTTGATTTACAAGCAAAATTAAAGAATTTTTTAAGTAAAAATTATAAAAATAAATATTATAAAAGAATAAAACAAAAAATATTTTCATATATTAATTTATGTAATGATTATTATGTTAATAGTGGTAAATGTTTATTGAAAGATTTAATTAAAAAATATTTTAAAAATAAATTTTCAACTTTTTATTATTGAGCGAATAAAATTTTAATTGCGTATAAAAATAATGATTTTGATGAATTATTATTAAAATCAACTTTACCACATAATATTAATTATCAATATAGTGATAGTATTCGCAAAATTATTTGTGATTTATATTTTGAATATTGTAATAAACATGCTGTTGCTGTTTTATCTTTGTTTTATAATTTAAAAAAAGGAATTCATGGAGAAGAATTAAAAAATAAAGCACCAAAAAATTTGAAAACATTTTTTCGTTGACTTAAAAAAGATGAAAGATGATTAAAAATAAAAAACAAAATTAAAGAAATTAAAAAACAACACCCAAGATATGGAGTTAAAGAAATAGGTTTATTACAGATGGGCGCTAAATATTTTGTACCAAGTAAATTTCCAGTTGATAAAAAGTATTATGTTTATGATTTTATTGATGAAAAAACAAGATTAGCATTAGGATATGTTTATGATAAATTAAGTATTGATAATGCTATTGCTGCTGTTAAAAAAGTAATTAGTGATTTTAAAAATATATTTGGTGTTAAAATAACACGGATTAGAACTGATAACGGTTCTGAATTTATTAATAATTATCGGAATAATCAAAAAAAAATACTGTTAAAGAAACTAATTTTACTCAATTTTTAA
- the rbfA gene encoding 30S ribosome-binding factor RbfA, with protein MANKIKVERMQSLIARDLTIIMQREIRDEILNTLSIHAVKLSNDLSHAKVYYSSLLNKPEAELHNIVQNYKNKIRSKLAHKLEIYRCPDLEFIFDRSLDNANNIEAILQNLK; from the coding sequence ATGGCAAATAAAATTAAAGTTGAAAGAATGCAATCTTTGATTGCTCGTGATTTAACAATTATTATGCAACGAGAGATTCGTGATGAAATTTTAAATACCTTATCAATTCATGCTGTTAAATTATCAAATGATTTAAGTCATGCAAAAGTTTATTATTCATCATTATTAAATAAACCAGAAGCAGAACTTCATAATATTGTTCAAAATTATAAAAATAAAATTCGTAGCAAATTAGCACATAAACTAGAAATTTATCGTTGCCCGGACTTAGAATTTATTTTTGACCGTTCATTAGATAATGCTAATAATATTGAAGCAATCTTGCAAAATTTAAAATAA
- a CDS encoding alpha/beta hydrolase, with the protein MVKKHKDEESFEQDLVTDHSYRIVPDEHLREYMHNNALYIKIFYAFHDKRFLLTHYNWWKKTDNDLEAYCKKYILDLTKRLHLDTMALTSDELAQKWDIQEHDIPGYEDVMLKGVSIRSWVKNDNNKKWVVVVHGLNSHKFRAIFFGLIYLRLGYNILVFDQRNHGESTTKMTTMGYYEKYDLAAAVDFLQTKIDPKLKELNFHGWSMGTFIIMEYLKFAFNKNKLINSAVLDSTISNLNVLYRYYILKTKVNYYEHYYAIRRYAIETRGYDPEQINPGENLEILAKLPVLYILNKKDHATPYIMGRVAYQNKRKYEKQKISRRIVFDCDHVRGIYHNPTEYVTAIINFITTAKRK; encoded by the coding sequence ATGGTCAAAAAACATAAAGATGAGGAAAGTTTTGAGCAAGATTTAGTTACTGACCATAGTTATCGGATTGTTCCTGATGAACATTTGCGAGAATATATGCATAATAATGCTCTTTATATTAAAATCTTTTATGCTTTTCATGACAAACGGTTTTTATTAACTCATTATAATTGGTGAAAAAAAACTGATAATGATTTAGAAGCATATTGTAAAAAGTATATTCTAGATTTAACCAAACGTTTGCATCTTGATACAATGGCCTTAACTTCCGATGAATTAGCCCAAAAATGGGATATTCAAGAGCACGACATTCCTGGTTATGAAGATGTAATGTTAAAGGGCGTTTCAATTCGGTCATGGGTAAAAAACGACAACAATAAAAAATGAGTTGTTGTTGTTCATGGGTTAAATTCACATAAATTTCGGGCAATCTTTTTTGGTTTAATTTATCTTCGATTAGGTTATAATATTCTTGTTTTTGACCAACGAAATCATGGTGAATCAACTACTAAAATGACGACAATGGGCTATTATGAAAAATATGATTTAGCAGCAGCAGTTGATTTTTTACAAACTAAAATTGACCCAAAATTAAAGGAACTTAATTTCCATGGTTGGTCAATGGGAACCTTTATCATTATGGAATATTTAAAATTTGCATTTAATAAAAATAAATTAATTAATAGTGCTGTCTTAGATTCAACAATTAGTAATTTAAATGTTTTATATCGTTATTATATTTTAAAAACAAAAGTTAATTATTATGAACATTATTATGCAATTCGTCGTTACGCAATTGAAACACGTGGTTATGATCCAGAACAAATTAATCCTGGTGAAAACTTGGAAATATTAGCAAAATTACCAGTATTATATATTTTAAATAAAAAAGATCATGCAACACCATATATAATGGGGCGGGTGGCTTATCAAAATAAACGTAAGTATGAAAAACAAAAAATTAGTCGCCGTATTGTTTTTGATTGTGATCATGTTCGTGGAATATATCATAATCCAACTGAATATGTAACAGCAATAATAAATTTTATTACAACCGCAAAACGAAAATAG
- a CDS encoding diacylglycerol kinase family protein, whose amino-acid sequence MAKESPVKKKIFFKLRNKFSNAFRGIYTAIKEESSLIIHFIVSLVVIGLGIWLQKMVPNQFGYVQWAILLLTIGIVIGFELINTMVENFVDLLSFEYNIKAKKIKDICAAATLINSILAIAIGLLIMLPPLVDVIKLYLHIS is encoded by the coding sequence ATGGCAAAAGAATCACCAGTCAAGAAAAAAATATTTTTTAAATTACGGAATAAATTTTCAAATGCTTTTCGTGGAATTTATACAGCAATTAAAGAAGAATCAAGTTTAATTATTCATTTTATTGTGTCGTTGGTTGTTATTGGGTTAGGAATTTGGTTACAAAAAATGGTTCCTAACCAGTTTGGTTATGTTCAATGAGCAATTTTATTATTAACCATTGGAATTGTAATTGGTTTTGAGTTAATTAATACAATGGTTGAAAATTTTGTTGATTTATTATCATTTGAATATAATATTAAAGCAAAAAAAATTAAAGATATCTGTGCCGCAGCAACATTAATTAATTCTATTTTGGCAATTGCAATTGGATTATTAATAATGTTACCACCGTTGGTCGATGTTATTAAATTATATTTACACATTAGTTAA
- the ybeY gene encoding rRNA maturation RNase YbeY encodes MKDDFVIYNETDFYIKPYQDDFNAIFQKIKTLLAITEPLELSLIIVDAQEQLELNQKYRHKDYVADVITFALEEENKIDLFELTGLRSLGDIFICYEKALAQAAEYNHSPRREFAFLFTHGMLHILGYDHQTPADEEKMFNLQRKVLNDLQINRIPIK; translated from the coding sequence ATGAAAGACGATTTTGTGATTTACAATGAAACAGATTTTTATATTAAACCATATCAAGATGATTTTAATGCAATTTTTCAAAAAATTAAAACTTTGTTAGCAATAACTGAACCATTAGAATTATCATTAATTATTGTTGATGCACAAGAACAACTAGAACTTAATCAAAAATATCGTCACAAAGATTATGTAGCTGATGTTATTACCTTTGCTTTAGAAGAAGAAAATAAGATTGATTTATTTGAGCTAACTGGTTTACGCAGTCTAGGTGATATTTTTATTTGTTATGAAAAAGCACTTGCTCAAGCTGCTGAATATAATCATTCTCCTCGGCGTGAATTTGCTTTTTTATTTACCCATGGGATGTTACATATTTTAGGTTATGATCATCAAACTCCAGCTGATGAAGAGAAAATGTTTAATTTACAACGAAAAGTATTAAATGATTTACAAATTAACCGAATTCCAATAAAATAA
- a CDS encoding CBS domain-containing protein — translation MTAKEKVKTIYSNISLRELQRFYKQERFTRIPVLAPETEKVIGILNIKDFFIAVIDHQEVDIKSLVSEAIFFSRYLKLDDALELFQQEQVHIAVVSTNEDSNNFLRIVTMEDILEELVGEIYFEDDETGQVKEIGHHMLWIHGSTSIKKVFQKYLHLAAPPESTGKTLYQWFVKETGYNLTKPENKIKEFVYQNYAFRVNDEKKSKLTAKNIIFEIEFLTNNNPIHDLER, via the coding sequence ATGACAGCAAAAGAAAAAGTTAAAACAATTTATAGCAATATATCATTGCGAGAATTACAGCGGTTTTATAAACAAGAACGTTTTACTCGCATTCCAGTCTTAGCTCCGGAAACTGAAAAAGTAATTGGAATTTTAAACATTAAAGATTTTTTTATTGCCGTTATTGATCATCAAGAAGTTGATATCAAAAGTTTAGTTTCTGAAGCAATTTTTTTCTCCCGCTATTTAAAATTAGATGATGCCTTAGAATTATTTCAACAAGAGCAAGTCCATATAGCAGTTGTTAGCACCAATGAAGACAGTAATAATTTTCTTCGAATTGTTACAATGGAAGATATTTTAGAAGAATTAGTTGGTGAAATTTATTTTGAAGATGATGAAACTGGTCAAGTAAAAGAAATTGGTCACCATATGCTTTGAATTCATGGTAGTACTTCGATTAAAAAAGTATTTCAAAAATATCTGCATTTAGCAGCACCACCAGAAAGCACTGGCAAAACGTTATACCAATGATTTGTCAAGGAAACAGGATATAATTTAACAAAACCAGAAAATAAAATTAAAGAATTTGTTTATCAAAACTATGCTTTTCGGGTAAACGATGAGAAAAAAAGCAAATTAACTGCCAAAAATATTATTTTTGAAATTGAATTTTTAACTAATAATAATCCAATTCATGATTTAGAACGTTAA
- a CDS encoding DUF21 domain-containing protein — protein MAKKNVSKRKKRATNKTIRRTKQVYKLVKDYDRTLATILIANTLINTALATIGTLFFASLIVNAETATWVATGVIGLTVLIFGELLPKTIAKAFPEKFSFFSAYILWIWKILFYTFTWLLTLHKQKNGVLTTENELLELISTIESEDVLEKMKKN, from the coding sequence ATGGCAAAAAAGAATGTTAGCAAACGGAAAAAAAGAGCAACAAATAAAACAATTCGTCGTACGAAACAAGTTTATAAATTGGTAAAAGATTATGACCGTACTTTAGCAACTATTTTAATTGCGAATACTTTAATTAATACGGCCTTAGCAACAATTGGAACTTTATTTTTTGCATCTTTAATTGTTAATGCCGAAACAGCAACATGAGTAGCGACAGGAGTTATTGGTTTAACTGTTTTAATTTTTGGTGAATTATTACCAAAAACAATTGCTAAAGCTTTTCCGGAAAAGTTTTCATTTTTTTCAGCCTATATCTTATGAATTTGAAAAATTTTGTTTTATACTTTTACTTGATTACTAACCCTTCATAAACAAAAAAATGGTGTTTTAACCACAGAAAATGAATTATTAGAATTAATTTCAACAATTGAATCCGAAGATGTTTTAGAAAAAATGAAAAAGAACTAA
- a CDS encoding DeoR/GlpR family DNA-binding transcription regulator: MIHRVQRKDLLLAYLCQKLFHEMNHVLEYVQKYNISATTARRDLKELENEGIITMSYGGINFLGVHNKTCNINVRASGINFDKKMIIGKKLTNLLEKNDVIFVGAGSTCEIFVTLIDKPIKIVTNSFRILQLAKDNPNVQYNVLFGGKLREKSQAFYGSFCEESLSLIQFSKVIFSANTIDKTGSVFKSNEEEARVELAALARVQVKILLADSMKFDKIGFFKFYDVKDASYLVTDRPEVIKQYYFNVKVI, encoded by the coding sequence ATCATCCATCGAGTCCAACGAAAAGATTTATTATTAGCATATTTGTGTCAAAAACTTTTTCACGAAATGAATCATGTTCTTGAATATGTTCAAAAATATAATATTTCAGCAACAACTGCGCGCCGTGACTTAAAAGAACTTGAAAATGAAGGGATTATTACTATGTCTTATGGCGGTATTAATTTTTTGGGAGTTCATAATAAAACATGTAACATTAATGTTCGAGCAAGTGGTATTAATTTTGATAAAAAAATGATTATCGGAAAAAAGTTAACAAATTTGTTAGAAAAAAATGATGTTATTTTTGTCGGAGCAGGATCAACTTGTGAAATTTTTGTTACTTTAATTGATAAACCCATAAAAATTGTCACTAATTCATTTCGAATTTTACAATTGGCAAAAGATAATCCTAATGTTCAATATAATGTCTTATTTGGAGGCAAATTACGAGAAAAATCACAAGCTTTTTATGGTTCGTTTTGTGAAGAAAGTTTATCATTAATTCAATTTTCAAAAGTTATTTTTTCAGCAAATACAATTGATAAAACTGGAAGTGTGTTCAAAAGTAATGAAGAAGAAGCACGGGTTGAATTAGCAGCCTTAGCCCGGGTTCAAGTTAAAATTTTGTTAGCTGATAGTATGAAATTTGATAAAATTGGATTTTTTAAATTTTATGACGTTAAAGATGCTTCATATTTAGTAACTGACAGACCGGAAGTTATTAAACAATATTATTTTAATGTTAAAGTAATATAA